The Anas acuta chromosome 1, bAnaAcu1.1, whole genome shotgun sequence genome segment ACGCACAAGCCACCCACGGGCTGCCCTGGCCATGGCCACGAGGCCGCGGGGCTCAGCCGGTGCCGCCGGTGCCGGTGCTGCCGGTGTCGGTGCCCCGGTGCCGGGCTCACCCGTGGCGTCCTGCAGCGCGGCGCAGGCTCTCCGCCTGGTGAAGGACGCCCGGTGCCAGGAGTTGTAGGCCACCGCCGTGCCGTCCGACCACTGCCAGCTGCGGCTCTGCGGGGGGACAGGGCGGTGCTGGgacccccggggaccccccacatccccagccTCGGAGCATCCCGGGGCTGCCTCGGGGCAATGAGGGGGGGTTCAGGGCCATTCCCCGGGGCTGTGCTCACCCGCAGAGGCCGGTGGAGGCCGATCCAGACCTCCTCGTCCAGCTCCTCCTCGCTGGCGTCGCCGGAGCGGGAGAAGAGCAGATCcgccacagcctgcagctcctcctcgCTGTGCACCGAGGCCAGGTGGGTGCTGGAGCCGAAGCGCCGGCAGAaggcctgcagcagggagggcagcgtCAGCCCggcccccacctccccaggaGGAGGGCGGTGGGAGCAGCGCCGGGGCTGTGGGGACGCGGGGACGCTGGCGCCTGGCACCGCAGCCTTGGCGCACGGCAGCGGTGCCACCGCGGTGTCACCCGGTCCGGTGAGGGAAGGGAGCCCTTGGAGAGGGTCCCCATcttggggtgtccccagggcgCTGTGACACGACCCCCCAGGGCCGCAGAGCCTCCCCAGTGCCCGCGTTGTGCCCTGCTGCCACTCacctcagccctgctccagctcagcTCCCAGGGGAAGAAGCCGAGGCAGCCCCCGCTGACGGGcacccagcctgggctgcagtCGGACAGCTCGGACAGATCCTGCCCTGCAGAGGCacggggtgaggggggggcagcggggggcagcaggggcatgggggggcacaggggggcgCGGGGCACTCACCCCACAGCGCGGggaccagcagcaggcagcccagcagccagaGCCCCGGCGTCCACGTCGGTGCCATCTCGCTCCCCTGGCAGCACACCGCTGTGGGGACGGGGCCCgctcagcaccctgctcctgggggctgcctcGGCTGAGCCCCCCACCCCTACTGGCACAGGGGGGGTCTCCTTTGTGCCTGGAGCCTCTCTTTGTCCTGGAGCGGGGGGCTCAGGCAGGGGTGCGTGGGGACCCCAGCACCATGGGTGTGGGCACCGTTGAGTGAGGGAGCAGGGGGCGTGGGTGCAGGGTGGGGAGCAGGGTGCAGGGGCACAGGGTGTGTGGTGTGGGTGGGTGCAGGGGGCAGGAATTCAGGGATGCAAGGTGGGGGGTGCAGGATGCAAAATGTGGGGTGCAGGATGCGAGCTGCAGGGTGCAGGGTGTGGGGTGCAGGGTTACAGGGTGCAAGGATGCTGGAGCGCAGGGTGTGGAGCGCAGGGTGTGAGGATCAGGGCACTTTGTTGCGGatctgggggtgcaggggggcagGGAACAAGGATGCCAGGCACGGGAATGAAGGTTACAGGAGGTGTGGGGTAGCAGTGCTGGGGCACAGAGGTGCAAGGATGCAACTTACAGGGTGTGGGGTTACAGGGATGCAGGGGGCAGGGATATAGAGCGCAGGGATGCAGGGTGCAGGGATGTGGTGTGCAGGGATGCGGGGTGCAGGGATGTGGGGTGCAGGTTTTTGGTGCACAGAGCTGTGGGGTGCAGGGATGAAGAGTGCAGGCTTGCAGGGTGGATGTTTGTGGGGTGCAGGGCTGTGATGTGCAGGGCTGTGATGTGCAGCGTTGTGGGTGCAGGTTTGTGGGGTGCAGGTTTGTGGGGTGCAGGGTTGCCGGGTACAGGGTTGCAGGGTGCAGG includes the following:
- the LOC137850345 gene encoding struthiocalcin-2-like: MAPTWTPGLWLLGCLLLVPALWGQDLSELSDCSPGWVPVSGGCLGFFPWELSWSRAEAFCRRFGSSTHLASVHSEEELQAVADLLFSRSGDASEEELDEEVWIGLHRPLRSRSWQWSDGTAVAYNSWHRASFTRRRACAALQDATDFTTWEAEACSDRKPFICKSLS